One genomic segment of Burkholderia multivorans ATCC BAA-247 includes these proteins:
- a CDS encoding sugar ABC transporter ATPase — MKRFLLLLPAALLAACGSTPSSDSAASGAAPMIYVSSQRPAHAIASCLDNRLSSTEQSQHNGVTDITVGSRAYFVTLTPSGSGSVVKVVRGSGSEPAEEAMRFAIARCVI; from the coding sequence ATGAAACGATTCCTGCTGCTCCTGCCCGCCGCCCTGCTCGCCGCCTGCGGCTCGACGCCTTCGTCCGATTCGGCCGCGTCCGGCGCGGCGCCGATGATCTACGTGTCGTCGCAGCGCCCTGCCCATGCGATCGCGAGCTGTCTCGACAACCGCCTGTCGAGCACCGAACAGTCGCAGCACAACGGCGTGACAGACATCACGGTCGGTTCGCGCGCGTACTTCGTCACGCTGACGCCGTCGGGCAGCGGCTCGGTCGTCAAGGTCGTGCGCGGCTCCGGCAGCGAGCCCGCCGAAGAAGCGATGCGCTTCGCGATCGCGCGCTGCGTGATCTGA